Sequence from the Caldisericum sp. genome:
GAAGAGAATGTACTGTAACTCTCCCTGTGAAAGAATATTTTTTAATCTCATCTGTTAAATTGCCTTTGAGCTTCGGGAACGCCATCTTTTATGATTGTTTCGATTGCCTTTACTGCGTTTTTAATTGCTTCCTTAATTACAGGCTTTTCGTCAAATGTAAATTCCTCGAGGACAAAAGAAACAACATCCTCTTTTCTTTCAGGGCGTCCAATACCAATACGCACTCTTATAACAGGGTCCTCTACAACTTCCTTTATAGAGCGAACGCCTTTATGTCCTGCATCAGACCCGCCAATTTTTATACGGATTGTCCCCAATGGAAGGTCAAGGTCGTCGTGAATAACAATTGTATTTGAAGGTGGTATAAGGAAGCCATCCATAAGTTGCTTAACAGCCCTTCCAGAGAGGTTCATATATGTGAGTGGCTTTGCTAAAATGACATTGAACTCTCCACCATCTATTTTTGCTATTCCCTTCCCAATAAGTGCGTTAAATTTTGCAATATTTACCTTTATGCCCCATACTTTTGAAAGTTCATCAATAACCATAAAGCCCACATTATGGCGGGTTCCTTCGTACTCTTTTCCAATATTTCCAAGCCCAACTATTAAGTTCATACCACAATATTATATTGTATCTTCAAATTTGTTTAAAATATGAAATTTTTTGTTTTTTGATATAATTATTA
This genomic interval carries:
- a CDS encoding aminoacyl-tRNA hydrolase, whose protein sequence is MNLIVGLGNIGKEYEGTRHNVGFMVIDELSKVWGIKVNIAKFNALIGKGIAKIDGGEFNVILAKPLTYMNLSGRAVKQLMDGFLIPPSNTIVIHDDLDLPLGTIRIKIGGSDAGHKGVRSIKEVVEDPVIRVRIGIGRPERKEDVVSFVLEEFTFDEKPVIKEAIKNAVKAIETIIKDGVPEAQRQFNR